In the genome of Impatiens glandulifera chromosome 6, dImpGla2.1, whole genome shotgun sequence, the window TTGATTTTTATGCATTAGTAAAAACATCTTACCATAAAGAAATATGTTCAATCTGTTTGTTTAAGGAAGAAAAAACACAACCTCATAAGTCATGTTATCAACATTGAGTCTCCATTCCTCATATTGATCAAGCCCACCAATTCGAGCTCCATTCAGCAGCCTCCTATTTTGAATCATCCCAATCTGGATTCAAATTCAACAGCATTTGTCAAAAAAGAAGAACATAAACTAAAGAAATCATCAAAATCTTTGACTCATCGAAGCCCAAGTTCTTAACAGATCTGGCTTTTATTACTCATGTTGAATTTGTTCATCAAGTTGATTCactaaacaaaagaaaacctcGGAAATCCCTTCCAGAGAAGGACTTGTTGGAACATGGTGATGGAATGATCTGGGTCTAAACTCATCAGTCAATCCAAATCTAGAGTCTTGAAATAGAACCGTTTCTTGGGTCATCATTCTTCGTgtagacgaagaagaagaagatcgctGCCAATACAATAAGAAAATGGAAATGAAATGAATTGGAATTGATCAATTGAAGAAGAAGCAGATGAAGAAAataagatagatagatagatacccacctcattcttcttcttcttattcttcttcttcttcttcttcttgtcgAAATCAACATCAGTAGTAGAACTCAAAGCAATGGCGGGCACACACCAAAGATCATCAATAGCAGTTCTCTGATTCCTTTTACTAACCTTCTTGGCTTCCCAATTAGCTGACGACCGGATCGAAGCTGGAACAGAAACCTGAGAGGAGGCGGTGCATCCTAGGTTCCTAAAAGATGCTGTTGCGAAGTTCTTCTTCTTATTAGTATTATGTTTCTTCTTGTTGGGTGTTGTATCATCGGCGGTGGAAGAGATGTTTCCGGCGAttcttctacttcttcttctGTATTGATTACTATCATTACTAGTTGTCAAGATATCTGAAACAAAAAATGCAGAAGGCATGATTTCAACAATCAAGAACAGAAATGGAGAGAGAAACGATGCAATGCAGAAttaggagagagagaaagagagaattgagaaattggaattttttttttttcaatgtgaGAATGATGATGTACTCTGGTTCTTGTCTTCTTGTTCTGGttcttgttttgttttattttggtttgattaatttatttatttatttttaatgataaagaGGCGGGTGGATTCGaatagttttgttttattttaagaattatcCATAAAATTTGATTCACCCGTGACTaatcaaaatgttttaaaaattcaaaactatTACATCTTAAAAAGGGAAGTACCCTTTCTCATCTTTCCAACTAGTATGACATTCACAACTTATTTGTTGTATTATACcaagttttttgtttttaatcatttatccatttattgtttatttaaattttctaagtaACTTCCACccatgaatttatttttgtaatcaaCATTTAGGGTTTTCAACAATAAATTCCAAATTGTGAGAAATGGACAATTGTCTATTTATGTGAGAAATAAATGACAATTTTGGATTGGTGCTTGTTTGGAAACACTTATGGATTTGGAGTTAAAATTGACTATTGAGTTGTGTCTAGTTTaaaaatcaagattttttttaatgttttagtaTGAAAATTGTAAtggaatgaaataaaaaataaatattaaacatgtttggaaatgagtttttaaatttataaatattagtgcAAATGCTTATTAACTTTAAGTTTACTACTTttgctttattattttttattttaaacataaatttttatttgttcaattacaacacataaatttattaaaatttaatattactcAACAAatgatatttctttttttaagataatttgaagatatttaatatgaaactttttaatattaataattaattataaagaaatattttataatctatctTATCGGactatttattaatcaaaatactaaaatattatttattatatttttaaattttttattttattattatatattaatactatataaaaaaatttatataaaaaatattcaaaattatacaaaatattcaaaataaccatatatattttaaataaatcaagtttatttaaataccctaaaccaaacaaaattcgAGTTTATGCATAACCAATTTTCAAACAATGTCATTTTTGAGTgctttgaaaaaaagaaaaaataaattgttaaactatttgaattttgatgTAAGGAGTTTTTGGTTGAGGGTGTATTTAGATTGTCCTAGTCAAAGTCAAGATGTAAATTGAACCtaggttaatattttttttaataaaatagttaatctGAACTACCCatactaatatttaaattataatattatataactcatttttttatattaaaaataaataaataaaagtcaaTAAGATACCCCCAACCGTCTAACACAAGAAAAAGTACTAAAGTCTACTCTTCTTGCCTtgtattcatattatttaaatcttgaCACCAACAATAAgagtataataaattaatttttgacaGACTATCAAAGGTGATAATTGTGGGAAAgcttattattataatcttattatgtttttcatgtttaaaaACTAAACACTATatacaaaaaaacacaaaaagaaAAGAGTTAGGCAAAAAGTGACATGATATGAGTACATGTTTAACTTTTCCTTTTAGCTTGATTGgtaatatttgttttacatGTTTGGTTTCACTATCTAATTAAAACTTATCATTATTCCAtatcaaaatctttttatttGTAACAAACCCGAGAGCCAAATCAAGTATATAATTGAATgattatacattttaatatgaatatatataggAGCTCGGGTGAGCTGAAACCAActcgaaaaaaaaaatcagtaaaaaattgacattacctatatttaaaaaaaaatcaatataatacactaatttatttatttaattattaaaataaataagaatgttttatctaaaattttatcgttatttatttaagttctTCTTTTTTTCAAGTCAATCTATCTCTCTGAATCCTGGGGTACATCATGGGATAGGATGTATgtattttatacattattttcttataatattaaatattaaagatattttcttattatttgttcaaatagGTCTAATAAATTGTTTAATGGTAAGAAAAACAGCTGGAAAGAATCCAACTTGAAAATCAGAAGGTCCAAAAGTCATCATTTTGTTCCAATGGGGCTTTGAAAGTTTAATAGCGGTGCACTCTACTAtcttttttataacttaaaaaacactcaaattgtattattttataataattaaaaattggaATTATTTGTGAAATTCTTATAACAACTCtagcataaaaataatattaaatttagaaggGTCTCGTTCAATAATAATGGGGTTATTTCAATaagttaatttcaaataatttggtatgagaaataaattatttaaaattatattaataaaatctaaaaagatACCAAaggtataaaataaataaataataaagataagtttgaaataaaaaaaaatatattttaatattataattaattattaaattaagtgtcagttttgtttttataatctatgaaataaaaataatactttcCTAGTATCACATCTAACTATTAAAAgttggttattttttttataagaaaataatcctcattaaattaattaagatttatctataaaagttaattattaaataatacaaaaaaaatctataaaattaataaaaaataattgaaaatataatattaaattgtatTGATAATTtaccaaattaaaattttcaataaacaaactCCGGCAATAATGCATTTG includes:
- the LOC124942472 gene encoding uncharacterized protein LOC124942472, with amino-acid sequence MPSAFFVSDILTTSNDSNQYRRRSRRIAGNISSTADDTTPNKKKHNTNKKKNFATASFRNLGCTASSQVSVPASIRSSANWEAKKVSKRNQRTAIDDLWCVPAIALSSTTDVDFDKKKKKKKNKKKKNERSSSSSSTRRMMTQETVLFQDSRFGLTDEFRPRSFHHHVPTSPSLEGISEIGMIQNRRLLNGARIGGLDQYEEWRLNVDNMTYEDLLELGERIGYVNTGLKEEDIIHCLRKLKISRREGQEEDLLTESDRNCSICQEEYGEEDETGKLDCGHFFHSHCIEQWLVRKNSCPICKTAAIAE